GCGGGCGCGCTCGCAGCTATCGGCCAGGACTTGCTCTAGGACCGTCCGGTCCTCGGCCAGCGCTGGCTGCTGCGGCAAGTACGCCACCCGGACGTTGCCGCTGACCTGAAAGCGACCGCTATCAACGGTTTCCCAACCGGCCAGGATCTGCAGTAGGGTCGATTTGCCCGAGCCGTTGGTACTGATCGCGCCTACTTTGTCCGTGGCGCCAATGCTGAGGGTGGCATCGCGCAGGATGGGTTTGATGCCAAATTCTTTCCAAACGCCTTGGAGGGTAAAAACGGCCATGGCGCTCGGTTGGGGGGGTGCCGGTAGCTAGGCAGAGCGCTACTCGAGGCAGGCCAGCACAGCATCGCCCATGGCCTGGCAGCCCAGCTGCCGCATGCCGGGCGCCATAATGTCACCGGTGCGATCGCCGCGCTCGAGGACGCGCCTTACGGCCTGCTCGATGTGATCGGCGGCTTGGGGCTGACCCAGGCCGTAACGCAACATCATGGCAGCGCTGAGGACTTGCGCCAGCGGGTTGGCGGCATCCTGGCCGGCAATGTCGGGCGCGGAGCCGTGGACAGGCTCGAACACCCCTGGCTGGGCGGCTCCTATGCTAGCAGAGGGCAACATGCCGATGCTGCCGGTCAGCATGGCAGCCGCATCGGAGAGGATGTCGCCAAACAGGTTGCCGGTGACGATAGTGTCGAACTGGGTGGGATCGCGCACTAGCTGCATGGCGGCGTTGTCCACATAGAGGTGCGCGAGTTGGACGTCCGGGTATTCGGCCGCCAGCGCCTCGAGGCGCTGGCGCCAAAACTGCGAGACCTCGAGCACGTTGGCTTTATCCACCGAATGGAGCTTGCCGCTGCGCTTGCGCGCTGTTTCGAAGGCGACCCGCGCGATGCGCTCGATCTCGCTGCTGGTGTAGGCCATGGTGTTGACGCCGCGGCGCTCGCCCCCCTCGGCCTCGAAGATGCCTTTAGGCTGGGCAAAGTAAACGCCACCGGTGAGCTCGCGCACGACCATGATGTCGGCACCTTCCACCACCGAGCGCTTGAGCGTCGAGGCATCGGCCAGCTGCGGAAAGACGGTTGCCGGGCGCAGGTTGGCAAACAGCGATAGGCCCGAGCGCAGCGCTAGCAAGCCGGTTTCGGGCCGTTGCTCGCGCGGCAGCTCGTCCCATTGCGGACCGCCGATGGCCGCTAGCAGGACGGCGTCGCTATCGCGGCACTGCGCGAGGGTGGCCTGGGGCAGTGGCTCGCCGGTCTCGTCGATGGCCGCCCCGCCCATCAGCGCCGTTTGGAACTCAAAGCGCAGATCGCACTGCGAGCCCACAGCCTGCAAAACGCGCACGGCCACATCCATGATTTCGGGGCCGATGCCATCGCCGGGGAGCAAGGTAATGCGGTAGGGCTGGCGCATGGGAGCGGTTATTTGCTGGCTGCCGCACCCACCCTAGCCCGGTTGGCACTCCCAGCGGACAGTGCGCTCGCGGCAGGCTACCGTACCCCTAACGGTTGCTGGAGGATGCCATGGCCGGCGAGCGCTCCCAGCTTGCTCCGGATGCCGCCCAGCGCGAGGCGGGCGCCGTGATCGCCACCTACGGGCTCACCAAACGCTTCGAGCGCCAAGTGGCGGTCAACGATGTAGATTTGCAGGTTGCCCCCGGCAAAATCTACGGCCTGATTGGCCCCAATGGGGCGGGCAAAACCACGCTGCTGCGCCTGCTGGCTGCGGTCGAGGCCCCCACGCGCGGCGAAATTTACCTGCACGGCGAGCGCCTCTCGCGCGGTGCCGACAGCGCCCACCTGCGGCGCCGCCTGGGCTACCTCCCGGACGACTTTCCGGTTTATGACGACCTGAGCGTGTGGGACTATCTGGACTACTTTGCGCGCCTGTACCGGTTGCGCCAATCCCAACGCCGCCGCCGCCTGCAAGAAGTGCTGGAGCTCGTACAGCTAACGCCCAAGCGCAAAAGCGCGGTTGCCACCCTCTCGCGCGGCATGAAGCAGCGCCTGAGCCTGGCGCGCACCCTGGTTCCCGAGCCCACCGTGCTGCTACTGGATGAGCCCACCTCGCAGCTCGATCCGGCCTCGCGCCAGACCGTCTGGGACGCCATCCGGACCTTGCAGGAGGCCGGCATGACGACCATCATTGCCTCGCACGGGCTGGGCGATTTGGAAGCGCTCTGCACCTCGGTGGGAATCCTAGAGCTGGGCCATCTGGTCGAGAGCGCCCCACTACCGGTGCTGCATCGGCGCTGGGGCAGCCCCGGCGTTGTGATTTCAGTCTCGGACGGTTGGGACAACCTGCAACAGGCGCTGGCCGGTACTGCTGCCGTCAAGCGGTGGGAGCCCCTAACCCAGCAAGGCAACAGCGGCCGGATCTGGCTCCAGTTCGAAGGCGACGTGCGCGATCGCGCCGAGCTGCTGCGATCGCTAGTCCAAGCGGGCGTTGCCGTGACCGAATTTCGCCCCCATGGCCCCACCTTGGAGCAGATCTTCCAGCACCTGGACCACCAACAGGCCGATTAGCGCTTCGGCCCGATTCGGGTTAACGTTGGGACGCAGCCTGATGCTGCCAGCCGATCGGTTTGGATGAGGAGTGGGCAACCCATGGGACGCACGCTGCTGAGCCGCTTGGGCGAGCTCAACCCGCAACTGTTCCGCGAGCTCAAGGGGCGGCTGACCCCGGCTAAATTGAGCGTTGCGGCGGCCATTTCGCTAGGCGGCCAATTGCTGCTGTACGCGTTTTTGCAGGCGCGCCTGAGCGTAGATTCTTTCTGCGCGACTAGCTCGCCAGCGCTGCGTTACCGCGATGCTGATATTGGCGGGCGCGCCGGCCAAACGG
The window above is part of the Cyanobacteria bacterium QS_8_64_29 genome. Proteins encoded here:
- a CDS encoding ABC transporter ATP-binding protein; amino-acid sequence: MAGERSQLAPDAAQREAGAVIATYGLTKRFERQVAVNDVDLQVAPGKIYGLIGPNGAGKTTLLRLLAAVEAPTRGEIYLHGERLSRGADSAHLRRRLGYLPDDFPVYDDLSVWDYLDYFARLYRLRQSQRRRRLQEVLELVQLTPKRKSAVATLSRGMKQRLSLARTLVPEPTVLLLDEPTSQLDPASRQTVWDAIRTLQEAGMTTIIASHGLGDLEALCTSVGILELGHLVESAPLPVLHRRWGSPGVVISVSDGWDNLQQALAGTAAVKRWEPLTQQGNSGRIWLQFEGDVRDRAELLRSLVQAGVAVTEFRPHGPTLEQIFQHLDHQQAD
- the leuB gene encoding 3-isopropylmalate dehydrogenase, whose translation is MRQPYRITLLPGDGIGPEIMDVAVRVLQAVGSQCDLRFEFQTALMGGAAIDETGEPLPQATLAQCRDSDAVLLAAIGGPQWDELPREQRPETGLLALRSGLSLFANLRPATVFPQLADASTLKRSVVEGADIMVVRELTGGVYFAQPKGIFEAEGGERRGVNTMAYTSSEIERIARVAFETARKRSGKLHSVDKANVLEVSQFWRQRLEALAAEYPDVQLAHLYVDNAAMQLVRDPTQFDTIVTGNLFGDILSDAAAMLTGSIGMLPSASIGAAQPGVFEPVHGSAPDIAGQDAANPLAQVLSAAMMLRYGLGQPQAADHIEQAVRRVLERGDRTGDIMAPGMRQLGCQAMGDAVLACLE